GCCATTGCGGAAGGCCGTGCATGCGCGGCCGCAGTGGACAAGTTCCTGATGGGAAGCACCATCCTCCCGGCACCGGTCGCCCCCACCGACCGGGCAATAGCGGTCTTATAGCGCCGGCAGGAACAATCTTTTACTCAATCAGCATGAACTACTTAGGGTAGGTATATGAGACGCGCGAAAATTGTGGCAACTTTCGGCCCGGCTATCTCCAGCTTCGACAACACCCTCGCGGTGCTGGAGGCCGGCGTTGACGTTGCCCGCATGAACATGAGCCACGGCGACTACTCCGTACACGACATCACCTACGAAAACGTCCGCAAGGCTGCGGCGCAGCTGCATAAGCCCGTCGCCATCATGGCCGACCTCCAGGGACCCAAGATCCGCCTGGGTCGCTTTGTTGACGGCCCCCACGAGCTGGCCGTCGGCGACACCTTCACCATCACCACCGAAGACGTTCCCGGTACCAAGGACATCTGCTCCACGACGCTCAAGAGCCTCACCGAGGACGTCAACGTTGGCGACGCCCTGCTCATCGACGACGGCAAGGTGGCGCTGCGCGCCGTCGAGGTCGACGACGTCAAGGTCGTCACCACCGTTACCGTTGGCGGCAAGGTTTCCAACAACAAGGGCATCAACCTTCCCGGTGTTGCCGTCAACGTCCCCGCGCTGAGCGAAAAGGACGAGGACGACCTCCGTTGGGCCCTCAAGCGCGGTGCCGACCTGATCGCGCTCTCGTTCGTGCGTGATGCTTCCGACATCACCCGCGTCCACGAGATCATGGACGAAGAAGGCCGCCGCGTGCCGGTGATCGCCAAGATCGAAAAGCCGCAGGCAGTGGAGCAGCTCCACGAAATCATCGACGCGTTCGACGCCATCATGGTTGCCCGTGGCGACCTCGGCGTCGAGCTGCCGCTCGAAGAGGTGCCGATCGTCCAGAAACGCGCCATTGAACTGGCACGCCGTTGGGCCAAGCCGGTCATCGTGGCCACCCAGGTCCTCGAATCCATGATCGACAATCCGCGCCCGACGCGCGCCGAGGCTTCCGACTGCGCCAACGCAGTTCTCGACGGCGCCGACGCAGTGATGCTCTCCGGTGAAACCTCCGTGGGCCAATACCCCATCGAAACCGTCAAGGTCATGGCCCGGATCATCGAGTCCACCGAAGTACATGGTCTTGAGCGCGTCCCCCCGCTGGGCACCAAGCCCAAGACCCGCGGTGGCGCCATCACCCGTGCCGCCGTCGAAATCGCGGACCAGCTGGACGCCAAGTTCATCTGTACGTTCACCCAGTCCGGTGACTCGGCACGCCGCCTTTCGCGCCTGCGCCCGGTCAAGCCGGTCTTCGCATTCACCCCGGTGGAGCACGTCTGGAACCAGCTCGCCCTCACCTGGGGCATCCAGCCGGTGTTGGTCCCGTCCGTGGGTCACACCGACGAAATGACCGCACAGGTGGACAAGAGCCTGCTGGAGATGGACCTCGTTGACGAAGGCGACCTGGTTGTCATCGCAGCCGGTTCCCCTCCAGGACAGGCCGGGTCCACCAACTCGCTGAAGGTCCACAAGGTAGGCGACCTCGCCGACACCTCCAAGACCGACGAAGGCTCCCGCAAGGAACCCGTTGGCCCGTGGCCTGAAAAGAAGTCCAAAACCAAGGCATAGTCCTTAGTTATGAAAGTGGGCCCCGCCGTCTGGCGGGGCCCACTTTTTGTCCAAGGCGAGTACGACGGCGGCCGGTCACCCGGCGGTTTCTAGGGGTCGTTGCAACACCTGCTGGTTAGGTGGTTAGAAGTAGATCACGTAAACGCTCGGCTGGAGTCTTCCAGCCGAGCGTTTTACGTGGGCGGCCGTTGAGTTCCTGGGCGACGTGTTCGAGGTCTTCGGGTCCGTAGACGGACAGGTCGGTGCCTTTGGGGAAGTATTGGCGCAGCAGTCCGTTGGTGTTTTCGTTTGAGCCGCGTTGCCAGGGGCTGGCAGGGTCGCAGAAGTAGACCTGCATGTCGGTGGCGAGGGTGAAGGATTTGTGGGCGGCCATTTCCGAGCCCTGGTCCCAGGTCAGGGATCCGCGTAGGTGGGCCGGTAGGGTGGCCATGGTTTTTATGAGGCCGTCCCGGACGGTTCCGGCGGTGTGGTCGCCGGGGAGGTGGACGAGCATGACGTAGCGGGTGGTGCGTTCGACCAGCGTCGCGATCGCGGACTGGTTATTGGCGCCGGTAATGAGGTCGCCCTCCCAATGGCCCGGTACGGCGCGGTCTTCGATTTCGGGTGGACGCTCGGAGATCATGACCATAGGGTCCACGAACCGTGGTGTGCGTTGTTCGCCGGTCGTGTGTGGTTTGCGGCGGCTCCGTCCGGTGCGCAGCGCTGCCTGTACTTCGCGTTTGAGTCCGCCCCTGGCCTGGATGTAGAGGGCTTGATAAATGGTTTCTGGGCTCACGCGCATCTCCGGGTTGTTGGGGAACTCTTCGATCAGCGTGTTGCTGATCTGTTCCGGAGACCAGCGTATGAGCAGCTTGTCCTTGACATAGTCCCGCAACTCCGATTCATCGACCAGTTTGGCGGTCTTGGGACGTGCCCGCCGGAGCAAGGCTCGCCGGTGTGCCCCGTGGGGCAGATAGCCCATGTGGGGATCAGTATTTCGAGCCAACTCGCGGCTGACTGTTGAGGGCGATCGGCCCAGGATATGGGCTATCGCCCTGAGCGAGGATCCCGCCGCTTGCAGATCCCGGATCAGTTCCCGTTCCTGAACATTGAGGTATCGCGGGTCGATGGGCTTCTCTAAGGCCGCGACCGGCACCAGCGCCGTTTCGGTTATGCCGGTCGAAGAGGTCATGGTGGTCACACCACGTTTGTAGTCGACTACGCGCCCATCAGGATAAATGCGTCGCCCGCCGGACTTCCGGATCCCGCGCTCCCACTCCCGGGCGGTCTTGGGATTGACGCCCACGGCGGAGATGGCTTCGCTTCGGCTCATCCCGATCCCACGCAACTGGAGGAATTTCTCCCGCCGGCCCGATCCTGGGGCCTTGCTGGAAATTCCCGCTTCTCCAGCCCAACGGTGGCAGGTATTGACGTTCAAACCAAGTTCGGCGGCGGCCAGAGTCACACTCTCCACGCGCCGAAGGACCAAGAGGAACTCTTCCTTCTGTCTTGGCGTGTATCGCATCCGGAGGGCCTGCTCGTTCCGGATGCCGGCCTTCCGGCACCACTGGTAACAAGTCATCCTATTCAGCCCGAGCTCCAAAGCTGCGGCGGTGACACTGCCCAGGCGATCAAGGGCTTGGAAGAACTGAACCTTTTGCTCAGGCGTGTACTTCCGCCGGCTTACCGATTCGTTCGTTAAAGACGACACGGTCGTTGCAACTCCCAAAAATTCCTGGTGTTGCAACGACCGCTAGAACCCGCCCGTGAGGTGACCGGCCGCCGTCGTGCGTTGCTTGGTGTTAGTTGACCTGGTTGATGATGGTTTCGGCAACCTCACGCATGCTGAGGCGACGGTCCATGGAGGTCTTCTGGATCCAACGGAACGCTTCCGGCTCCGTCAGGCCCATTTTGGTGGTCAGGAGGCTCTTGGCGCGCTCTACAAGCTTGCGCGTGGCGAACTGCTCCTGGAGGTCGGACACCTCGTTCTCAAGCGCCTTGATTTCCTCATGGCGGCTCAAGGCAATCTCGATGGCGGGGATAAGGTCCGCGGGGGAGAACGGCTTCACGACGTACGCCATGGCACCGGCGTCGCGTGCACGCTCCACCAGTTCCTTCTGGCTGAAAGCCGTCAGCAACACCACAGGGGCGATGCGTGCCTTGACGATCTTCTCGGCAGCCGAGATGCCGTCCATCACGGGCATCTTGACGTCCATGAGGACCAAGTCAGGCTTGAGCTCCTCAGCCAACTGCACGGCCTTCTCGCCGTTGTCTGCCTCGCCGACGACGTCGTACCCTTCGCCCTTCAGGATCTCGATAATGTCCAAGCGGATGAGGGTCTCATCCTCGGCTACGACAACGCGGCGGGCCGGCTGGCTTGTGGACGTGGACTCCGTCTGTTCGGTCACGGGATCTCCTTGAAAAGGTTCGGCGGGTTCATGTCCATCTTAGTGTGGACTCATTGATGGCTGGTTTTTGTTGCGTCAGCGCGCCCGGTTCTTTGAATCAGCCTATCTGCATGTAGAGTAGTTTCGCGTGCTGGGAAAGGATCGCGTTGCTCACAGAAGTGAGAGCATTCAGCGAGAATTAACTTCCCGGTAATCCGCGCCCGAGTGGCGGAATTGGCAGACGCGCTGCACTCAAAATGCAGTATCGAAAGGTGTGTGGGTTCGAGTCCCACCTCGGGCACGGCAAACCCCCTCGTCAGAGGGGGTTTTTGCTTTAACGTGTGTACATTCTGGGTGGTCAGGTTCCTCTGACACTGGCCGCGGGGTATGCCTGGCGCCGCGGGTCGCCTGTTTGGTTGTGGGGGAGCGGGTTTAGGGTCGTGGCTGGTCGGCCCTCCGCTTGCTCTGAACTGGGGTTATGCGTTCCTCTCCTGGTTCTTCAGGTAGGTCGTGGTTGGCCTACACCTCTTCATGGGTAGGGGGCACGAGGACAACATGACTTCGAGATCCTTCGTCTAAGGTGTTTGGTTTCGGCTCGTTCTTTGGGCGAGGAAGCCGGCCATGCCGATGCTTTGTCAGGCCAAAGAAGGTGTGTACATTGTCCACACTTAAATCTTCTTTATTGCGACTGATTGCAGCCATGCGGTCTTCCCTCCTTGGGCCCATATCTACTCATGCATGTGAGTGCGCATAGCGACATGACGCCGATCAGGAAGCGCTCTACATATGCAGGGTCATTCCGAGGTGGGAGTTCAGTGGCGGTCGGCCGAGTGCTTTCAAGTTGGTCTTGGCCGTGTCATCGACGCGCACCTTGAAATCAAGTGGGGGCGGGCCGTCCGCAGATGACCGCTCCCCAGCGGAGCCTGCGGAACATTGCAGCTCACGCGATCGTCGGCTGAGCACGGCTACGCGGACCAGTCTGCCGATAAGCGCCCTTCTGTCGCGTCACGAGTACCTTGTAACGGTCACGGCCTCGTTAGTGGGCTATCTTTGCCTTTGTTACTGACACGACCCGCCGAGGGCACCACCAAGAAGGCCTCGGCGTTTTTAGTCTGTGGCATCGAGAACGCACGCGGCATCCACGTCAGCTTGGCTCGGCGTCTCCGAGGCCGGCCCCCTAAACCTACGACGACCTCTCTGAACTTACGTTCTCTGGCAGTGCGCGTCTTGCAGGTACGAGTTTCAAGCCGATGACAGAGCCAACGATTCCTGCGAGGAAGAGAATGCGAAGAACCGTCGGCGTCTCGTTACCCACGATCATTGCCCATGTGACCGTGAGTGCGGCACCGGTGCCCGTCCAGACTGCGTAGGCTGTGCTCATTGGTATTTTTTTGGCTGCATAGCCTAGTCCGAGCATGCTGAAAAGCAGCCCCAGTATGAAAACAGTTGTTGGTAGTGGTGCCGTGAAACCCTCGCTTTGTCCCAGGGCTGTTGCCCAGACGGCTTCGAGGACAGCGCTGGCAAGAAGAACGATCCAGTGCATCAGCTGACCACCTTCAGTCCAATGACGCATCCAATCAAAGCTGTCAGGAGCGCGGTGCGTGCTATGGAGAGGCGCTCCTGCTTGCGGAGGACGGCGAGTACAGTGGTGAGGACCGCCCCGATGCCCACCCAGACGGCGTAGGAAGTGCCCGTGGGAAGCTCGGTCATTGCATAGGCCAGACCGGCCATGCTGATGGCCATGGATGCGACGAAGATGAAGGTGGGGATCTTCCGCTTGAAGCCGTTGGATGCTCCAAGGGCTGTCGCCCAGACCGCTTCGAGCACCCCGGAGAGGATGAGTACAAGCCACGCCATTGCTTTTCCTTGCTGTGGTGAACTTTGGATGGCACGAAGCTAATTGCGCTGCGCGCCGTGGACTCTATTATGCACTATTAGGGCAGTGAAATGCACTAGCAGGGTTGTCTTTCCGTTTGAATCCTCCGGCGCTGCTTTAGGCTGCTATGTAGTGCCATCCATGAGTTGTCCAAGAATGTTCAGCGCCTTCGACAGTTGAAGGTCGCTTACTGCGCCGTATCCGATGACCAGGCCGTTCATGGGCGTGCGGTCGGCGTAGTAGCCCGCCAAGGGGACTACACGGACTCCCAACTTCAGTGCATTCGCTGCCAGGGCTGCGGCGTCGGGTTGTTCGAAACGGATGACTGCGTGTAGCCCGCCGTCGAGGGCTGCGAGGTCAAGGTCCGTTCGGGAACCCAGGCGCTTCATGAGCAGGGAGCGGCGGTGGGAGTATTCCCTGCGGGCGCGCGTGATGTGTCGGGAGAGTCCGCCGCCGCGAATGTAGTGGGCCAGGGCTGATTGCAGGATTCCTGCCACCGGGGTGTCGAGGGCTTCGCGTGCCGCTTTGAGTTGTCGGCCGGCATCCCCGCGGACTGCCAGGTAACCGCAGCGCAGCCAAGGGCTCAGGTTCTTCGAGAAAGTTCCGACCAGCACCACTTCGGCGGTGGCGGGAAGGGAGGCGACAGCGGGGAGGGGCATTCGGGTGTGTCGGAATTCGCTGTCGTAGTCATCTTCCAGGACGAGAACACCGTGCTGGTCAGCCCATTTCAGCAACCCTAGCCTTTCCTGAACCGCCATCCTGCCACCCAGCGGGTATTGGTGGCTGGGAGTCACCAGCACTGCATCCGGAATGTCCTTTAGTGCCGCCAGTTGCGAACTCTTCAGACCGTTTTCATCCACTGGGACCGTAACGAGTTGAGCTCCGGCGGCTGTTAGGACGCGTCGCGCCGTGGGGTAGCTGGGATCCTCAACCAGGATGCGTGGATGATCCCGCTTTCCGCGGAGCATAGCTACAACTAGTTGGAGGGCGTCACTGGTGCCGGCGGTGATGATGATGTTCTCAGCGTCGACCGAGAGCCCTCGCGATACTGCCAGGTGACGGGCGACCGCGTCCCTGAGTGCCCATGTTCCCAGCGCTGGCGGGAGGTGAGTATTTCCCTCCTCTGACAAGGCAGCTTTCCAGGCGCTTCGCCATTCCCTGTCCTTGAAGGGCGCCCCGGATGGCCTGCCCGGGGTCAGATCAATAACGCCCTGGTCGGGAGGGTTGCTGTGTTGCTTTGTCTCCTGGCGGGGGAGTGTTTGAAGGTCCGGGCGCACTGCAACTTTCGTCCCGCCTGCTCCGTTGCTTTCCAGGAACCCTTCTCCGGACAGCTGCTCGAACGCGCGCACCACAACACCTCGGGATATGCCCAGGTCCGTGGCGAGCCGACGGGTCGCTGGAAGCGTGTGCTCCGGCCGAAGGAGTCCGCTTAGGATTGCGTCGCGCAGTTGACTGGCCACCTGCGCGGACAGCGAGACAGGGCTTTGCCTGTTCAGTTCGATGGGTAGTTCCGCTTCGCTCATTGGACCTCCGAAGTTGATGATTCTTGGACCTAGTGTAGGACCAAGCAATTTGGAAGCATGAACCCATACCCAGTCACCGCTCTGCATAGAGCTGACCCGCAAACAACGAAAGCAGGATTTCCGTGTTCAACGGCCTTAGTGCATTCCCTCTGTCACCCATGAACGGCGAAAACGTCGATTTGGACGCCGTGGCCAAGCTGGTCACCCGGGCAGCTCGGGCCGGGGTGGACTCCCTGGGCGTCCTCGGCTCAACGGGCAACTACGCCTACCTGGCACGCGACGAACGCCGTGCAGTCCTGGAGACGGCAGTGGGTGCGGCCGACGGCGTTCCGGTTCTCGCCGGCGTCGGGGCAGTACGCGCCAGGGACGTGTTGGTGCTGGCAGAGGACGCCCAAAGCGCCGGCGCTTCGGCGTTGCTGCTTGCCCCCGTGTCTTACCAGCGCCTGACCGAAACAGAAGTCTTTGGCCTGTACGAAGATGTCGCCGCCGAATCATCACTTCCCATCGTTGTTTACGACAACCCCGGCACCACCGGCTTCACTTTCACTGATGACCTGCACGGTCGCATCGCCCGGATCCCCGGAATCGCGTCAATCAAGATTCCGCCGCCCGGCGCAGACGCGATGGCCAGCCGGCTGGAAAAGCTCCGCTCCGTTTTGCCGGAGGACACGTCGGTGGGCATCAGCGGCGACTGGGTAGCGGCCGAAGCCCTGCTTGCCGGCTGTGACCTCTGGTATTCCGTCATCGCAGGGGTGCTCCCGCACCAGGCCAGGACCATCGTCGATCATGCCCTGGCCGGGCGCCGGGACCAGGCACTCGAAGCATCGACCGAGCTGGAACCGCTGTGGTCGCTGTTCCGCGCCTACGGCAGCCTCCGTGTCACAGCGGCCCTCGCTGAGGATCTCGGATTGATTCCGTCAGGGGCACTGCCTCGTCCGCTGCGAGGATTGGACAGCGAAGGCCGAAGCAAGCTGGGTGAGGCCATCAGCGCGATTGGTTTGGAGGCCTGACCGATGCCGGTTTCTTCGCGGAGTCAGTCGTGAGCCTTCCCGACGGCCGCGTCCAGCTCGGCCAGGTTCCGGAGAGGCCCACCACTCGAGGGGGCCTTGCCCGCTATGTGCTCGCCGCCACGCTCGCCCGTAGCGCCGACGGCGGTGCCGTTGTTGCGATCGTCCTGCTCGTGACAACCAGCGGAGCCCCTGGCTGGCTTGCCGGTATTCTCGGCGCCTGCATCACCGCACCGCATCTCCTCGGTCCTCTCATCGCCCGGCGTCTGGACACGGCCCGTGACGGCCGGATGGTGATCGCCATGGCCTGCATGGCGCATGGGGTGACGCTGGCAGCCGCCGTTCTTCTGTATCCGCTCACGTGGCCGATCGTGCCTGCCTTGCTGCTCATTGCGTCCGGGTTGGTTGGTCCCCTCTTGACAGGCGGTATCAGCAGCCGATTGGCCGCAATTGCCGGAAGTGACAGGACAAGTCAGCGCCGTGCGCAGGGTTGGGATGTGGCTACCT
This Paenarthrobacter sp. GOM3 DNA region includes the following protein-coding sequences:
- the pyk gene encoding pyruvate kinase, yielding MRRAKIVATFGPAISSFDNTLAVLEAGVDVARMNMSHGDYSVHDITYENVRKAAAQLHKPVAIMADLQGPKIRLGRFVDGPHELAVGDTFTITTEDVPGTKDICSTTLKSLTEDVNVGDALLIDDGKVALRAVEVDDVKVVTTVTVGGKVSNNKGINLPGVAVNVPALSEKDEDDLRWALKRGADLIALSFVRDASDITRVHEIMDEEGRRVPVIAKIEKPQAVEQLHEIIDAFDAIMVARGDLGVELPLEEVPIVQKRAIELARRWAKPVIVATQVLESMIDNPRPTRAEASDCANAVLDGADAVMLSGETSVGQYPIETVKVMARIIESTEVHGLERVPPLGTKPKTRGGAITRAAVEIADQLDAKFICTFTQSGDSARRLSRLRPVKPVFAFTPVEHVWNQLALTWGIQPVLVPSVGHTDEMTAQVDKSLLEMDLVDEGDLVVIAAGSPPGQAGSTNSLKVHKVGDLADTSKTDEGSRKEPVGPWPEKKSKTKA
- a CDS encoding DMT family transporter; this translates as MHWIVLLASAVLEAVWATALGQSEGFTAPLPTTVFILGLLFSMLGLGYAAKKIPMSTAYAVWTGTGAALTVTWAMIVGNETPTVLRILFLAGIVGSVIGLKLVPARRALPENVSSERSS
- a CDS encoding ANTAR domain-containing response regulator; translation: MTEQTESTSTSQPARRVVVAEDETLIRLDIIEILKGEGYDVVGEADNGEKAVQLAEELKPDLVLMDVKMPVMDGISAAEKIVKARIAPVVLLTAFSQKELVERARDAGAMAYVVKPFSPADLIPAIEIALSRHEEIKALENEVSDLQEQFATRKLVERAKSLLTTKMGLTEPEAFRWIQKTSMDRRLSMREVAETIINQVN
- a CDS encoding dihydrodipicolinate synthase family protein, yielding MNGENVDLDAVAKLVTRAARAGVDSLGVLGSTGNYAYLARDERRAVLETAVGAADGVPVLAGVGAVRARDVLVLAEDAQSAGASALLLAPVSYQRLTETEVFGLYEDVAAESSLPIVVYDNPGTTGFTFTDDLHGRIARIPGIASIKIPPPGADAMASRLEKLRSVLPEDTSVGISGDWVAAEALLAGCDLWYSVIAGVLPHQARTIVDHALAGRRDQALEASTELEPLWSLFRAYGSLRVTAALAEDLGLIPSGALPRPLRGLDSEGRSKLGEAISAIGLEA
- a CDS encoding IS30 family transposase; this encodes MSRSEAISAVGVNPKTAREWERGIRKSGGRRIYPDGRVVDYKRGVTTMTSSTGITETALVPVAALEKPIDPRYLNVQERELIRDLQAAGSSLRAIAHILGRSPSTVSRELARNTDPHMGYLPHGAHRRALLRRARPKTAKLVDESELRDYVKDKLLIRWSPEQISNTLIEEFPNNPEMRVSPETIYQALYIQARGGLKREVQAALRTGRSRRKPHTTGEQRTPRFVDPMVMISERPPEIEDRAVPGHWEGDLITGANNQSAIATLVERTTRYVMLVHLPGDHTAGTVRDGLIKTMATLPAHLRGSLTWDQGSEMAAHKSFTLATDMQVYFCDPASPWQRGSNENTNGLLRQYFPKGTDLSVYGPEDLEHVAQELNGRPRKTLGWKTPAERLRDLLLTT
- the pdxR gene encoding MocR-like pyridoxine biosynthesis transcription factor PdxR, whose amino-acid sequence is MSEAELPIELNRQSPVSLSAQVASQLRDAILSGLLRPEHTLPATRRLATDLGISRGVVVRAFEQLSGEGFLESNGAGGTKVAVRPDLQTLPRQETKQHSNPPDQGVIDLTPGRPSGAPFKDREWRSAWKAALSEEGNTHLPPALGTWALRDAVARHLAVSRGLSVDAENIIITAGTSDALQLVVAMLRGKRDHPRILVEDPSYPTARRVLTAAGAQLVTVPVDENGLKSSQLAALKDIPDAVLVTPSHQYPLGGRMAVQERLGLLKWADQHGVLVLEDDYDSEFRHTRMPLPAVASLPATAEVVLVGTFSKNLSPWLRCGYLAVRGDAGRQLKAAREALDTPVAGILQSALAHYIRGGGLSRHITRARREYSHRRSLLMKRLGSRTDLDLAALDGGLHAVIRFEQPDAAALAANALKLGVRVVPLAGYYADRTPMNGLVIGYGAVSDLQLSKALNILGQLMDGTT
- a CDS encoding DMT family transporter — protein: MAWLVLILSGVLEAVWATALGASNGFKRKIPTFIFVASMAISMAGLAYAMTELPTGTSYAVWVGIGAVLTTVLAVLRKQERLSIARTALLTALIGCVIGLKVVS